A part of Scytonema millei VB511283 genomic DNA contains:
- a CDS encoding TauD/TfdA family dioxygenase, producing the protein MKDISKPSLKNLSNLRRKAISLSQAGAIAIDNLLPNRPLPLLIQPTNERLDLCAWAKHNREAIATHLLKHGGILFRNFQLNGVTDFEQFIQVTSGELLPYTYRSTPRSHVSGNIYTSTEYPASQSIPLHNEMSYSRHWCMKIYFYCFENAQQGGETPIADSRRVLDRIDSKIREKFQQKQVMYVRNYRKEFDLSWENVFQTTNKSEVENYCRNAGIEIEWLDKDRLKTKQICQAIATHPKTGETVWFNQAHLFHVSNLNPSVRVGLLAGFKEEELPRNAYYGDGSPIEDSVLEEIRGIYQQEAIIFPWQTGDVLLLDNMLSCHGRMPFVGSRKVLVGMSEPFSSSI; encoded by the coding sequence ATGAAAGACATCTCCAAGCCCAGCCTAAAAAACTTAAGCAACCTGCGGCGAAAAGCGATTAGCCTCTCCCAAGCAGGAGCGATCGCGATCGATAATTTACTGCCAAATCGCCCTTTACCTTTGCTAATTCAACCGACTAACGAGCGACTAGATTTGTGTGCTTGGGCAAAACACAATCGCGAGGCGATCGCCACACATTTACTGAAGCATGGAGGCATACTTTTTCGCAACTTTCAATTAAATGGAGTTACCGATTTCGAGCAGTTCATTCAAGTGACTTCAGGAGAATTATTACCTTACACTTATCGTTCTACACCGCGCAGTCACGTTAGCGGCAACATCTACACTTCAACTGAATATCCTGCCAGTCAATCTATTCCACTGCACAATGAAATGTCATACTCCCGTCATTGGTGCATGAAAATTTATTTTTATTGCTTTGAGAACGCTCAACAGGGAGGAGAAACCCCAATTGCTGACAGTCGCCGAGTTTTGGATCGAATCGATTCAAAAATTAGAGAAAAGTTTCAGCAAAAACAAGTCATGTACGTGCGAAATTATCGTAAAGAATTCGATCTTTCTTGGGAAAATGTATTTCAAACTACAAACAAATCTGAAGTAGAAAATTACTGCCGCAATGCAGGTATTGAGATAGAATGGTTGGATAAAGATCGGCTCAAAACTAAACAAATTTGTCAGGCGATCGCCACCCATCCAAAAACAGGCGAAACTGTTTGGTTTAATCAAGCACATTTATTTCACGTATCAAACTTAAATCCATCTGTTCGAGTCGGTCTTTTAGCTGGGTTTAAAGAAGAAGAATTACCGCGTAACGCCTATTATGGCGACGGTTCTCCAATTGAAGATTCTGTTTTGGAGGAGATTCGGGGAATCTATCAACAAGAAGCAATTATTTTCCCCTGGCAGACAGGAGATGTATTGTTATTAGACAATATGTTGTCATGTCACGGACGAATGCCATTTGTTGGTTCTCGCAAAGTTTTAGTTGGGATGTCCGAACCATTTAGTAGCAGTATTTAA